One part of the Polyangiaceae bacterium genome encodes these proteins:
- a CDS encoding RNA polymerase sigma factor, with product MPTELTSDEMRRLVAGLQSGRREALDQAFDSYRPRVFSLLVRMTKDSALAEDLTQEAFIRLARSAPKLLPDTRLDAWLMTVARNLALDHFRWRRMHRALTSDTSVGESFAKPETPFARVALSQTQRRVEQALGLLNDEERELLLSVGVSGSTPSELARTLGLSAGVVRKRLSRARARLLALLEQTA from the coding sequence ATGCCCACCGAACTGACCAGCGACGAGATGCGTCGCCTCGTGGCCGGCTTGCAAAGCGGTCGGCGTGAAGCCCTCGACCAGGCGTTCGACAGCTACCGACCGCGGGTGTTTTCGTTACTGGTGCGCATGACCAAAGATAGCGCGCTTGCGGAGGACCTCACCCAGGAGGCGTTCATTCGCCTGGCTCGCTCTGCACCCAAGTTGCTGCCAGACACGCGCCTCGATGCTTGGTTGATGACGGTCGCTCGCAACCTCGCACTGGACCACTTCCGCTGGCGCCGCATGCACCGCGCCCTGACCAGTGACACGAGCGTAGGTGAGAGTTTCGCAAAACCGGAAACACCGTTCGCCAGGGTTGCGCTGTCGCAGACTCAGCGCCGCGTGGAGCAGGCACTCGGGCTCTTGAACGATGAGGAACGAGAACTCTTGCTGAGCGTCGGCGTATCGGGGTCGACTCCAAGCGAATTGGCGCGCACACTAGGCTTGAGCGCGGGGGTCGTGCGTAAGCGACTGAGCCGCGCCCGAGCGAGGCTCCTGGCGCTGCTGGAGCAAACGGCATGA
- a CDS encoding TMEM165/GDT1 family protein → MDWKLLGSTFAAVFLAELGDKTQLATMALAGGGRSRWAVFFGAALALIATSALAVLAGDVVARYVSPVWLRRGAGVLFVVLGALFLLRPEG, encoded by the coding sequence ATGGACTGGAAGCTCCTTGGTTCGACCTTCGCCGCCGTCTTTCTCGCAGAGCTTGGGGACAAGACGCAGCTCGCCACGATGGCCCTTGCGGGTGGAGGACGTTCTCGCTGGGCGGTGTTCTTTGGAGCAGCCCTCGCGCTGATCGCAACCAGCGCCCTCGCGGTGCTCGCGGGCGACGTCGTCGCTCGCTACGTGTCGCCCGTGTGGTTGCGACGCGGCGCCGGAGTGTTGTTCGTTGTCCTGGGCGCGTTGTTCTTGCTGCGCCCCGAGGGTTAG
- a CDS encoding helix-turn-helix transcriptional regulator: MANPLPAGLNVSGEAGVARVFSQAALHLSRGERTTTHAHYAWKLHLGLDAPVWLNCPELKLPPAAGVRGILIPPNLSHSTGAVGGSIAVFFAPGSRHAPWRDDARPRLLDGRMVDRLLSLPLDTADGRQGSEVVELCAEELFPRGVENVDSRVAHCLRALQADPGKGLGALARDCGVSLDHLSRLVRRETGLVLRRHVLWGRLLRALTLPGGNLASVAQAAGFADHAHMTRTFRACLGRAPSEFVTPPEVVAPWSS; the protein is encoded by the coding sequence ATGGCAAATCCGCTCCCCGCCGGCTTGAACGTTTCCGGGGAAGCGGGCGTGGCGCGCGTCTTTTCTCAAGCGGCTCTTCACTTGAGTCGCGGAGAGCGCACAACGACCCACGCCCACTACGCGTGGAAGCTGCATCTCGGTCTCGACGCGCCGGTTTGGTTGAATTGCCCCGAGCTGAAGCTTCCACCGGCTGCAGGCGTGCGCGGAATCCTGATCCCACCCAATCTCAGCCACTCGACTGGCGCTGTGGGCGGGTCGATCGCCGTGTTCTTCGCGCCGGGCAGTCGTCACGCGCCTTGGCGCGACGACGCGCGTCCACGGTTGCTTGATGGCCGGATGGTGGATCGCCTCCTCAGTCTACCCCTCGACACGGCGGACGGCAGACAAGGCTCGGAAGTGGTCGAGCTGTGTGCCGAAGAGTTGTTTCCGCGAGGAGTAGAAAATGTCGACTCGCGGGTGGCGCACTGCTTGCGTGCACTGCAGGCTGACCCAGGCAAAGGGCTTGGCGCGCTGGCTCGTGACTGCGGCGTGAGCCTGGATCATCTTTCGCGTTTGGTGAGGCGCGAGACGGGGTTGGTGCTCCGGCGACACGTGCTCTGGGGCCGTCTCTTACGCGCGCTCACCCTGCCTGGTGGGAATCTAGCGAGTGTGGCCCAAGCAGCGGGCTTCGCGGATCACGCGCACATGACGCGTACGTTCCGCGCCTGTTTGGGTCGCGCGCCGTCGGAGTTTGTCACGCCCCCCGAGGTCGTGGCCCCGTGGTCGAGCTAG
- a CDS encoding MAPEG family protein, with translation MARDALAAYTLCVGLLVLKFFMTISVQAWVRMRTKRFQYPEDARAFRGELAPEEADSVVRAQRVLRNDGESQPFFLAVAGLYVVCGAWPSGAWFYFGTYALSRWVHTLCLLRPTQPLRNFAFGCGILCLFAMLIHVGVTLCFRAA, from the coding sequence ATGGCTCGCGATGCTCTCGCTGCCTACACGCTTTGTGTGGGCCTCCTGGTGTTGAAGTTCTTCATGACCATCTCGGTTCAAGCCTGGGTGCGCATGCGGACAAAGCGCTTCCAGTATCCAGAGGATGCCCGCGCGTTCAGAGGCGAGCTGGCGCCCGAAGAGGCCGACAGCGTGGTGCGCGCCCAGCGCGTGCTACGCAATGACGGAGAGAGTCAGCCATTCTTTCTGGCGGTGGCTGGTCTGTACGTGGTGTGCGGCGCCTGGCCCAGCGGAGCTTGGTTCTACTTCGGCACCTATGCGCTAAGCCGTTGGGTACATACTTTGTGCCTGCTGCGCCCAACGCAGCCGCTCAGAAACTTCGCGTTTGGCTGCGGCATCTTGTGCTTGTTCGCGATGCTGATCCACGTCGGGGTGACCCTTTGTTTCCGCGCGGCTTAG
- a CDS encoding AAA family ATPase — translation MVETLSQPPRSTLPPLPRIPLRYRVPNPPPVFAGRDVELRRLALRLGTYPLTLLLGAPGMGKTALVSRALHEAIPTRGPAIYVPVPATRPAEDLRLVLGSAFFRMGILDEQTWRSALNDLDAVSAVLLDLTEAHELCIVVDDAQRAEPTSLREFAHLLLRYASRSRWLILHDDAGFDARLGAEAVRLLELTRPELEQILELRAPALDAGARERLVSAAQGSPWRLQQELVAAEEGVALESGSNLLQLAGADRALLLALCRAAVPLTDAQLESMGIDCGEESLSRLQDRGMLERQGDGFRVHELVREELQRSKVCAPDSAFDWQVAAALIDAEDPEAALAALRLMNELGLDARIAGVLERRGQTWIQQGYGRSLWQLLEGASGPHLERWRLRVAVEAASAKELVVLSPPGSHDLQDRLLWGRVLFRRGQFEDALEIAAAVMQELTSSEASSQQRAELGFEAALLLAGCYANTAQWGKAAEAFKAFPGHDPASRARRSLLLARSWTLAGERAAAEGELEALTTLLPKLPAELQAETKCGLASALYEVGRVSEASKLMDEVDAGPAPALYSEQGRQALFARASIEHARGDLDDCRDILAMLWPFVGSVSMLRPHMSLLDARCRYFLGELDGLDDALSEVSAYGKRVGASNLSCVAENYRLLLAVDLGRAGQVVTRECPVADPQSLNARMFHLYRLRAQLHIAVAVGDPEVAALRLVPDDATVADILQRVQRAEFPKVGVVNLGVAAEAALLAGRGERALELVDEAIELALELDLGVALGSTRAGRCEVLCVLGRVGELAAEARRLSVVADRLGSQRCQSDAEFFAAVARSDQPDIALWRRLASESLVSPATSRRVRALLGASVELDAYDQLIVEAIRALQHAERIRVVCDQQDIRWEQAWGMWAQSLMVTLPDGRVVDLSKRELLGRLLQVLVSHGGRASKEQLVLEAWGEREYHPLRHDNRLQAAVRKLRRAIEDNPSKPTRFITTDDGYSVGEPLIWLS, via the coding sequence GGAGGACCTGAGGCTGGTGCTCGGGAGTGCGTTTTTCCGCATGGGAATTCTCGACGAGCAGACTTGGCGCAGCGCGCTCAATGATCTGGACGCCGTGAGCGCCGTGCTGCTCGACCTCACGGAGGCCCATGAGCTGTGCATCGTGGTTGATGACGCGCAGCGCGCGGAGCCGACGTCCCTGCGGGAGTTCGCACACCTGTTGCTGCGCTACGCGAGTCGCAGTCGTTGGCTGATCCTTCACGACGACGCTGGCTTCGACGCACGGCTCGGCGCCGAAGCCGTCCGACTCCTCGAGTTGACCCGCCCGGAGCTCGAACAAATCCTGGAGCTTCGCGCGCCAGCCCTCGACGCGGGCGCACGGGAACGCCTTGTGTCTGCCGCGCAGGGATCGCCGTGGCGTTTGCAGCAGGAGCTGGTGGCTGCGGAAGAGGGTGTGGCGCTCGAGTCCGGGAGTAACTTGTTGCAGCTGGCGGGGGCGGATCGCGCTCTGCTTCTCGCGCTGTGCCGTGCGGCAGTGCCTCTAACGGACGCTCAGCTCGAGAGCATGGGTATTGATTGCGGGGAGGAAAGCCTTTCGCGCCTCCAGGATCGGGGCATGCTCGAGCGCCAGGGGGATGGCTTCCGAGTGCATGAGTTGGTGCGCGAGGAGCTTCAGCGCTCCAAGGTCTGCGCGCCGGACTCCGCGTTCGATTGGCAAGTCGCCGCGGCGCTGATCGATGCGGAGGATCCCGAGGCGGCGCTAGCAGCGCTTCGCTTGATGAATGAACTCGGTCTCGACGCCCGGATTGCAGGCGTTTTGGAGCGCCGTGGGCAAACCTGGATCCAACAGGGCTACGGCCGCAGCCTGTGGCAGCTCCTCGAAGGAGCCAGCGGCCCGCATCTGGAGCGCTGGCGCTTGCGGGTGGCTGTCGAAGCGGCCTCCGCGAAGGAACTGGTGGTGCTTTCCCCGCCTGGCAGTCACGACCTCCAAGATCGGCTGCTCTGGGGGCGCGTCTTGTTTAGGCGCGGCCAGTTCGAGGACGCGTTGGAGATCGCCGCTGCGGTCATGCAGGAACTCACCAGTTCCGAAGCAAGCTCCCAGCAGCGTGCCGAACTGGGCTTCGAGGCCGCGCTACTCTTGGCAGGGTGCTACGCGAACACCGCTCAGTGGGGGAAGGCCGCTGAAGCGTTCAAAGCCTTCCCTGGGCACGATCCTGCGAGCCGCGCAAGGCGGTCACTGCTACTCGCTCGGAGTTGGACACTCGCAGGCGAGCGCGCGGCAGCCGAAGGGGAACTCGAGGCGCTGACCACCCTGCTGCCGAAGTTGCCAGCCGAGTTGCAGGCAGAGACGAAGTGCGGATTGGCGTCGGCGCTCTACGAAGTGGGTCGGGTGAGCGAGGCGTCCAAGCTCATGGACGAAGTCGACGCTGGTCCTGCCCCAGCGCTCTACAGCGAGCAAGGTCGACAAGCCCTGTTCGCGCGGGCGAGCATCGAGCACGCGCGAGGGGACCTGGACGACTGCCGGGATATCCTCGCGATGCTCTGGCCCTTCGTCGGAAGCGTGAGCATGCTGCGCCCGCATATGTCGTTGCTGGATGCGCGTTGCAGGTATTTCCTTGGGGAACTAGATGGTCTCGACGACGCGCTGAGTGAGGTGAGTGCCTACGGAAAGCGTGTCGGTGCGAGTAATTTGAGCTGCGTCGCAGAGAACTATCGACTGCTGTTGGCCGTCGACCTCGGTCGCGCCGGGCAGGTCGTCACGCGAGAGTGTCCTGTCGCGGACCCTCAGAGCTTGAACGCGCGCATGTTCCATCTCTACAGGCTGCGGGCTCAGCTGCACATTGCGGTTGCTGTTGGGGATCCGGAGGTTGCCGCGCTGCGGCTGGTGCCGGATGACGCAACTGTCGCGGACATTCTGCAGCGGGTGCAGCGCGCGGAGTTTCCCAAAGTCGGTGTCGTCAATCTGGGGGTTGCGGCGGAGGCCGCGCTGCTCGCAGGGCGAGGGGAGCGCGCGCTCGAGTTGGTGGACGAAGCCATCGAGCTGGCGCTGGAGCTCGATCTCGGGGTGGCGCTCGGGTCGACGCGCGCTGGGCGCTGTGAAGTGCTCTGCGTGTTGGGGAGGGTGGGCGAGCTCGCGGCAGAAGCCCGCCGTCTGTCGGTGGTCGCCGACCGCCTCGGCTCTCAACGCTGCCAGTCCGACGCGGAGTTCTTCGCAGCAGTCGCTCGTAGCGATCAGCCGGACATCGCGCTCTGGCGGCGCTTGGCGAGCGAATCGCTGGTCTCGCCCGCGACGAGTCGCCGGGTGCGCGCCTTGCTGGGTGCGAGCGTGGAGCTAGACGCGTACGACCAGCTGATCGTGGAGGCCATCCGCGCGCTTCAGCACGCGGAGCGTATCCGCGTGGTTTGTGACCAGCAGGATATTCGCTGGGAGCAGGCGTGGGGGATGTGGGCCCAGTCCTTGATGGTCACTCTGCCAGATGGCCGCGTCGTCGACCTGAGCAAGAGGGAGCTGCTTGGCAGACTGCTGCAGGTGCTCGTTAGCCATGGCGGTCGGGCTAGCAAGGAACAGCTCGTGCTCGAGGCGTGGGGTGAGCGGGAGTATCACCCGCTGCGTCATGACAATCGCCTGCAGGCCGCGGTGCGCAAGCTACGCCGTGCCATCGAGGATAACCCCAGCAAGCCGACGCGCTTCATCACGACAGACGATGGCTACTCCGTTGGCGAGCCGTTGATTTGGCTGAGCTGA